Proteins encoded within one genomic window of Panicum virgatum strain AP13 chromosome 1N, P.virgatum_v5, whole genome shotgun sequence:
- the LOC120656785 gene encoding uncharacterized protein LOC120656785 — translation MDDLAALARGEGWTEERHAAFLDRMELSFVRQALGGSDVRQASRRLGRRPAAASPAEGGGQQAPAAPLPLPLDRPLPDSAVESNQSGPAARRRAASHARRPVDPAAAGCGW, via the coding sequence ATGGACGAtctggcggcgctggcgcgcggcgaggggtggacggaggagcgccacgcgGCGTTCCTCGACCGCATGGAGCTCTCCTTCGTCAGGCAGGCGCTCGGCGGCAGCGACGTGCGCCAGGCCTCCCGCAGGCTGGGAcgccggccagcggcggcgagtccggccgagggcggcggccagcaggccccggccgccccgctcccgctcccgctcgaCCGGCCGCTGCCCGACAGCGCCGTCGAGTCCAACCAGTcggggccggcagcccggcggcgcgcggccagccACGCGCGCCGGCCCGTGGATCCGGCCGCTGCAGGTTGCGGTTGGTGA